One window from the genome of Streptomyces cadmiisoli encodes:
- a CDS encoding NfeD family protein codes for MDPWLIWLIIAAVLAAAEIFTLTAALGMLSAAALVTSGFAAIGLPPAFQFVLFGIVAAISVLFVRPVALRHIRKPQAARFGIDALVGKAAYVVSEVTGSEGRVRIDGEEWSARAYDDTLVIPSGATVDVIKISGAIAFVYPRD; via the coding sequence ATGGATCCATGGCTGATCTGGTTGATCATTGCGGCTGTTCTGGCCGCGGCGGAGATTTTCACACTCACTGCCGCGCTCGGAATGCTGAGCGCCGCTGCTCTGGTCACCTCGGGATTCGCCGCGATCGGATTGCCCCCGGCCTTCCAGTTCGTGTTGTTCGGCATCGTCGCCGCCATCAGTGTGCTGTTTGTACGGCCTGTTGCACTGCGTCATATCCGGAAGCCCCAGGCAGCACGTTTTGGCATAGACGCGCTGGTCGGCAAGGCCGCATACGTCGTCTCAGAGGTGACGGGCTCCGAGGGTAGGGTGCGCATCGACGGCGAGGAGTGGTCGGCCCGCGCCTATGACGACACGCTGGTGATCCCGTCCGGAGCAACCGTCGACGTCATAAAGATCAGTGGTGCCATCGCGTTCGTCTACCCCCGGGACTGA
- a CDS encoding SPFH domain-containing protein, which translates to MDVSASLIAGLIVAVIAIFTVVRAVRIVPQARARNVERLGRYHRTLNPGLNLIIPYVDRVHPLIDLREQVVSFKPQPVITEDNLVVEIDTVLYFQVTDPRAAFYEIANFLQAVEQLTVTTLRNVVGSMDLEKTLTSRDTINSQLRGVLDEATGKWGLRVNRVEIKAIDPPQSIKDAMQKQMRAERDKRAAILGAEGQRQSQILTAEGDKQAAVLRAEGNRTAAILQAEGQSRAIDEVFQAVHRNDPDPKLLAYQYLQALPQLAQGSGNNFWVIPSEITSALHGVSRAFTEVLPPSSATREKPSSNDMAAQAASDTAQAAEAAAEALADAARADKLTSAEPPPRPSP; encoded by the coding sequence ATGGATGTGTCAGCGTCTCTCATCGCCGGCCTGATCGTCGCCGTCATCGCGATCTTCACCGTTGTGCGGGCTGTCCGCATCGTGCCACAGGCGAGGGCCCGCAATGTCGAGCGACTCGGCCGCTACCACCGGACACTCAATCCGGGCCTCAATCTCATCATCCCCTACGTCGACCGGGTCCACCCGTTGATCGACCTGAGGGAGCAGGTCGTCTCCTTCAAACCCCAACCGGTCATCACCGAGGACAACCTCGTCGTCGAGATCGACACCGTCCTGTACTTTCAGGTCACCGACCCGAGAGCGGCGTTCTACGAGATCGCCAACTTCCTCCAGGCCGTCGAACAGCTCACCGTCACCACTTTGCGCAACGTCGTGGGTTCCATGGACCTGGAGAAGACGCTCACCTCACGGGACACCATCAACAGCCAGCTCCGCGGAGTGCTGGACGAGGCCACCGGCAAATGGGGACTCCGGGTCAACCGAGTGGAGATCAAGGCCATCGACCCGCCGCAGTCCATCAAGGACGCGATGCAGAAGCAGATGCGCGCCGAACGGGACAAGCGCGCAGCGATTCTCGGTGCCGAAGGACAGCGTCAGTCCCAGATCCTCACCGCAGAGGGTGACAAACAGGCCGCCGTCCTGCGTGCGGAGGGCAACCGTACCGCCGCGATCCTCCAGGCCGAGGGCCAGTCCCGGGCGATCGACGAGGTGTTCCAGGCCGTCCACCGCAATGATCCCGACCCCAAGCTCCTCGCCTACCAGTACCTCCAAGCGCTGCCCCAGCTCGCGCAGGGCAGCGGCAACAACTTCTGGGTGATCCCCAGCGAGATCACCTCTGCCCTCCACGGAGTTTCCCGAGCCTTCACCGAAGTGCTGCCCCCGTCGTCGGCCACCCGCGAGAAGCCGTCGAGCAACGACATGGCCGCCCAGGCTGCCAGCGACACGGCCCAGGCAGCGGAAGCTGCCGCCGAGGCCCTGGCCGACGCCGCACGAGCCGACAAACTCACCTCCGCCGAACCACCGCCCCGCCCGTCTCCCTGA